The nucleotide window AGGGATCGACAAGTATTGAAGAATTGTGAAGGCACTATGAGAATTAATGTCCTTTTTGAAAATTACAGAACCTTCAAAATCTAACTTTATATTATCAGGTGTGGAATTATACATTAAAACAGAGGTTATAATATCAAAATTGTCAGATTCGGAATGGGAAAATCTTATTTTACCTGCATAATTTTTAACTTGATATTCAGGATGTACTGATTTACCAAAATTATAATTTACAATATAAGGAGAGGTTGTTTTTGTAGCTTTTTTCCATCCCTTTAGCTCAAAGAGAAGTATTGTTGGTTTATTGCTTTTATTTTTTCCAAAAATCAATAAATCTATTCGCTCACTGCTAAACGGCAATTTGTACTCGAAGGAAACGGTCAAACCATAAATACTTTGATCATCCAAAGCTTCTTGTAGATAATTTATTGAAGATTCCCAAGCTTTTACCTGCTCTATATCAGGACTCTCGCCGTAAACTTTTCCAAAGTTAATTTTAAAAGTTTCTAATATATGATTAGGATTTGTATTTACAAACTTCTCGATTGTATTTAGATATATATAGTTCATGATTGTTCCCCACATTAGTTTATTTTTGTTTTGTTTATATCCATACTACAGATATTTTTATAATTTTAATAGATATACGCAATATCACGCATATACTTCTCTCTAAATGCACTTATAACTTTTCCTCTTTAAAAATAGTATCATGTGGATTTGTTACTCTTGCTATGCTTGCTTTACTCATATGAGTGTAAATCTCTGTACTTTTGCTATTAGCATGCCTTAAGATTTTTTGAATATATCTTAAGTCAATTCCGCTCAGGGAAGAAACATGGACTATGATCTTACCATCTTTTCCAAATTCAACTTCCACAGCAAAGTGTTCGCATCCCCTTGCCATTTTACAAAGAATTGATTTTTTAATAAATAATACAGCAAAGAAAACAAAAAAGCAAACCCACTTTTAGACAATTATTTTTGGGTTGGTTATAGATGAATTTCATTTTAATTAATTCAGAATCACAGAAATTTTCTCTTTCCCCCTCCCTTGTGGGGATAAGTCCAGGGGACAGGCTAAAGAAGTTTGGAAGAGTCCCTAAGATAGCTCAGCGTATTTATATAAAGCTTTTCCTCGAACTTATAAGCTCCTATATAGTAGCACCTGTGATCTCCGCTAATTGAATGTTGGCATTTGTGAGCGTGGTTCCGCCAGTCAGCGCAAGCATATCGTTCCAATCGCCGTCGTGGTTGTGGTCGTACCAGCCTATTCCATCGCCCACACTAAGGTCGCCGTCGCCATCGACATCGTCCCAAGCTTCAACTATAGCCTCGAGCGTACCAGTTAGTCTGAAGGATATTTCATAGGTACCGTCGGCATTGGCAGGCGTAACCAATATGGCTACTATGGCTGATGTGTGCGAGGTATCGAGGAACGCGTAAGTTTGATTGATGAGACCATGTCCGGGCCATGTTATCGTGCCTGATATTCTTACTTCTTCGCTACCCCCACCACCGCCAGCATTAGCAATGAATTTTGAGATGAACGCATACCAGTTGGTATTTTTGAACGCGAGCTGGACATAGTTTACCGAATCGAACTGGTCGTGGGAAGAAGGTAGGTATATCGTGAGTCCGCCACGCGTCATTCCTGCAACATTTGTTATGGTTCTGAGGACAGCTTTATTTATAGCTGAGATAACCGAGTCTGCATCGGCTTTTATTATGGGGTTGGTGCCGATGTGCGGTTCATTCAAGAGCGATAGCGACTTTTTTCATCAGATAATTTTTACTTCTTTATTGCCCTCAACGATCTTGCCCGCCACGAATGGCTTGTATTCTTTTAATAGTTCGAGCGCTTTTTCTCGTTCGCTTTGGTCCACGATTATAAGCAGTCCAAAGCCCATATTGAATGTTCTGTACATTTCGGTACGCTCTATTTTCCCAAGTTTTCCTATTAGCTCGATTATTTTCGGGACTTTGGCACTTTCAGCTATTATTTCAGCGCTGCAGCCTTTTGGCAAAATTCTTCTAAGATTGCCAGGAACACCGCCACCCGTAATGTGAACCATGCCGTGGACATCGAGACTTTGCGTAGCGATCTTTATTGCCCCAAGATAAAGCGGATGCACCCTTAAAAGCGCTTCTCCTACCGTTTCGCCAAGCTCCTCGATGTAGCTATCAACCTTAAGCCCCGCCCTTTCGAAAAGAACTTTTCTGGCAAGCGAGTAGCCGTTTGTGTGAAGACCATTTGCAGGAAGCCCTATTACTACATCGCCGGGTTTTATTTTTTGCCCGGTTATGAGTTTGTCTTTTTCTACCTGTCCCACGATGAAGCCAACGAGGTCAAAAATTCCTTCCGGATACATTCCGGGCATTTGGGCGGTTTCACCACCGATGAGCGATACGCCAGCCCTCTCGCATCCACGGGATATGCCAGCCACTATTTCGGTAAGCTCTTTTGCTGAAAGTAAAGAGTAACCTATGTAGTCGAGCATGAAAAGCGGTGTTGCACCGTGAACGGCTATGTCGTTAACGCAGTGGTTAACGAGGTCTTCGCCGACTGTATTCAGGACTCCGGCCATTTTTGCAACAATAAGCTTGGTACCAACTCCATCTGTGCTGGCGAGAAGCACGGTGTCGCCCACTGAAAAAGCACCCGCAAAAAGTCCTATCTCGGATAGAACATTCGGGGTGAAGGTTTTTTGGGCAAGTTTTGCTATAATTCTTTTCGCGTCATCAAGTGCGTTTATATCAACTCCGGCTGATTTATATGTGAGTCTTTCTTCAGCCAATTTTTCACCTTACAAGAAGGATTTTCGCCGTTGAAATGGTGTTACCAGTTTTTACAACGATAAAGTAAACACCGCTCGGTAAGCCTGATGGTTTCCACACAAAATTGGTATTCCCCCTGTTATGCATACCTCTTTTTTGGTGAACAATTTTCCCATTTAAGTCGTATATCATCAGCTCGAATTCTTCTTTGCTTTTTATTGATATAGTTACGGCTTCGTTGAATGGATTGGGGTATGCATTTATAAGTGGTTTTTCGGGTTTTGCATAAACTCTTGGTTCTGAGACCTCATCGTATGTTGGAATCCCGAACCAGTGCAAAAGTTTTCTTAGCGCGTCCGCAAGCGTTATGCTCATTATCCCGCCTGCTGTGGCCTCAAGACCATAACCAAGTATAACTGATTTGTGCGTTGAGTTTGTAAACCTTACTGCTGCTATCGGGTTTCCCGGCGAATCATAGCGCTGAAATGGTGTTCCGGTAGTGGGCGTAAGTGTTGATGGTGACCTTTGGTTGTTTGCGCCGCTACCGCCGATTAAAACGACATCGAACGAGTCCCCGAGCGGGTCTCCCGCAATGCCAAAAACCCTTATGGCGCGTATATTCGTGCTATCCACGCGGGCGCCGAAATACTCCGAAAGCCATGATGAATAGTCTGGATTGTCGAATCCGTCCTGTCCTGTTAATATGACGCCACCGCCTGAATCCATGTATGTGGATAGCTCCGCTATGTTTCTTGCGGAAAGCGAGGACTCCGCTTCCCCTGTGTACCACAGTACGACTGGAAATCTTTTCATCTGTTCATATGTTGGGGTTGAGTCGGTAGCCACGCAAAAGCCCACGACTCCAAGGAATTGTCTATATGCCGGGGCATAGTAGTATTCGTATAAATTCTGCGCTTCCGCAGGAGGACATGCGCCTACTAATAACATCTGGGGCTTCCCGAGCGGGATGGTTATTTCGCCGTTACGCCAAGGGCAAAGATAGCCTGATGGGATATTTAGTTTAAATTTGGCGTAATGCGACACTATGTCGGTATCGATGACGAATCGAAATTGCGCATGAACTGTATCGTGGTATTCTATTGAGGGGAAAAAGGCTGCCGAGTCGATGAAAGTTATGTCGGTGTCCCTGGTTGTGAATTTGATGAGAACAGATTCTGCGGGTGGATATGGGAAACCGCTTACTCTCGAATGGAAGTGGTCGTAAACTATTGAGTAGTGGATGGTCACGGTTTCGGCTGGTTCGTAGAACGTGGAATCACCAGTCGAGCTAATGCTATCAATGTATGCGTAGAAATACGGATAGTAACCCTGTCCTATCCCATGACGGGCATAGCTGTTAGCTATTAGTGCAAAGTTAGGACATCCATTTGATGGGTTGCCGTCGTCGTCCGCAGTGAAGAATGTTTCTATCGCGAAGTCGTCAAATGTGTTGGCGCCAGAGTATCGAGTGAAGTGAATAATCGTATCCGCCCAGCCTACTCTGCCCACGGGCAGAACTCCTTTTCTTATCTCCCAGAATGCAGCGCTTATAATTCGGCTGTCGTAGTGTGGTTCGCCGATAGTATCTCGCGGAAAGACGAGGTTGTTTTCGAGGTTTCTAAACCAGCCACCACCTCTTCTTACTTTCCAGCCCATGTAGGGATAACCTCTGTTTGTTAATGCGAAATAATCAGAGAATGCCTCGTTCATTGCGCCCGATTGGCCAGCATAAGGGAAGTAATGGTGCTCGTAGATATGCATGGTAACGCCGTGTGTGTATTCGTGATATATCACCGCTGAGAAAAGCGCGAAATTATGATAGTCCCTATTGCCGGCGCCGAAATTCATTCCATAACCATCCCAGCAAGCGTTCGTGGGCATTCGAGGGTGTCTTGCGCGTGCAGGGACTGGATAGTCAAGCCCGCAAAAGTCTGGGTCAAGACGCTTAAAGTATTTATGGATATAATCGGTATGATAGTATAGATTCAATTCATCTGGTTCGGCCATTTCGGTTGTCCATGTCCAGCTGAAGTTTG belongs to bacterium and includes:
- a CDS encoding phosphoribosylformylglycinamidine cyclo-ligase, whose amino-acid sequence is MAEERLTYKSAGVDINALDDAKRIIAKLAQKTFTPNVLSEIGLFAGAFSVGDTVLLASTDGVGTKLIVAKMAGVLNTVGEDLVNHCVNDIAVHGATPLFMLDYIGYSLLSAKELTEIVAGISRGCERAGVSLIGGETAQMPGMYPEGIFDLVGFIVGQVEKDKLITGQKIKPGDVVIGLPANGLHTNGYSLARKVLFERAGLKVDSYIEELGETVGEALLRVHPLYLGAIKIATQSLDVHGMVHITGGGVPGNLRRILPKGCSAEIIAESAKVPKIIELIGKLGKIERTEMYRTFNMGFGLLIIVDQSEREKALELLKEYKPFVAGKIVEGNKEVKII
- a CDS encoding T9SS type A sorting domain-containing protein, whose protein sequence is MRKIALTVLLSAAICNAFLPSEPTGNAPIRAPRTKAKLTDDYYICVDVNTGLARWAFPRKTLRFEPNSMIEDALRFVDENENLFGIKSGELRLLSQTKRLGKYWLNFQQTYLGIPVIDGIIYFRILEDGHVWGFGSKAVKNFFPKDATPSIDAYEACEIASKKIKYAVSPDYTYQPKLVWFPINNTAHLSWQVQVTGEEPNKFIAFIDAINGNLLAYWNLTNYFDLSGTVRIWYLPDFADDSFSNDYFKHGRVVFNYLQMTTTNDSGYYYINAWLGHHPFLFMSWLRGLWVDVIKMDGGGAELDTLIAPPTNFSWTWTTEMAEPDELNLYYHTDYIHKYFKRLDPDFCGLDYPVPARARHPRMPTNACWDGYGMNFGAGNRDYHNFALFSAVIYHEYTHGVTMHIYEHHYFPYAGQSGAMNEAFSDYFALTNRGYPYMGWKVRRGGGWFRNLENNLVFPRDTIGEPHYDSRIISAAFWEIRKGVLPVGRVGWADTIIHFTRYSGANTFDDFAIETFFTADDDGNPSNGCPNFALIANSYARHGIGQGYYPYFYAYIDSISSTGDSTFYEPAETVTIHYSIVYDHFHSRVSGFPYPPAESVLIKFTTRDTDITFIDSAAFFPSIEYHDTVHAQFRFVIDTDIVSHYAKFKLNIPSGYLCPWRNGEITIPLGKPQMLLVGACPPAEAQNLYEYYYAPAYRQFLGVVGFCVATDSTPTYEQMKRFPVVLWYTGEAESSLSARNIAELSTYMDSGGGVILTGQDGFDNPDYSSWLSEYFGARVDSTNIRAIRVFGIAGDPLGDSFDVVLIGGSGANNQRSPSTLTPTTGTPFQRYDSPGNPIAAVRFTNSTHKSVILGYGLEATAGGIMSITLADALRKLLHWFGIPTYDEVSEPRVYAKPEKPLINAYPNPFNEAVTISIKSKEEFELMIYDLNGKIVHQKRGMHNRGNTNFVWKPSGLPSGVYFIVVKTGNTISTAKILLVR